One window of the Nothobranchius furzeri strain GRZ-AD chromosome 3, NfurGRZ-RIMD1, whole genome shotgun sequence genome contains the following:
- the synpra gene encoding synaptoporin-like, producing the protein MDTANQLAAVGTFQVLKLPLGFIRVLEWLFAIFAFATCGGYTGQLRVSVDCMEKASSNLSIPIDFSYPFRLYQVSFEAPACEALRRERVFLTGDFSSSAEFFVTIAVFSFLYSLAATAVYVFFLNKYREHSQRPLIDFVVTVVFSFMWLVSSSAWAKALSDVKVATDPDEVQLLIPACKIQSNKCDSLHGPRWSGLNTSVVFGYLNFVLWAGNIWFVFKETGWHKGTSRLSGGASEKQGGTFTQQPYNQGSFDQSGGYNTQGSFDQPSEYSQVGGPTSYSNQM; encoded by the exons ATGGACACCGCTAACCAG CTTGCAGCTGTGGGGACGTTTCAGGTGCTCAAATTACCTCTGGGATTTATCCGTGTTTTGGAATGG CTCTTTGCCATCTTTGCCTTTGCGACATGTGGAGGCTACACGGGGCAGCTGAGGGTTAGTGTGGACTGCATGGAGAAGGCCAGCAGCAACCTGAGCATCCCAATCGACTTTTCCTACCCTTTCAG gttgTACCAGGTTTCGTTTGAAGCACCAGCATGTGAAGCCCTGAGGAGGGAGCGGGTTTTCCTCACTGGAGATTTTTCTTCATCGGCTGAGTTCTTTGTCACCATTGCGGTTTTCTCCTTCCTGTATTCCCTCGCTGCCACTGCTGtctatgtattttttttaaataagtacCGTGAACACAGCCAGAGGCCACTCATT GATTTTGTGGTGACAGTAGTGTTTTCCTTCATGTGGCTGGTCAGCTCCTCTGCTTGGGCCAAAGCTCTGTCTGATGTGAAGGTGGCCACTGATCCAGATGAGGTGCAGCTTCTCATCCCTGCCTGCAAAATCCAGAGTAATAAGTGTGATTCTTTGCACGGACCTCGCTGGTCTGGCCTCAACACCTCAGTG GTCTTTGGGTATCTGAACTTCGTTCTTTGGGCTGGGAAcatctggtttgtgtttaaggagACCGGTTGGCACAAAGGCACATCTAGACTCTCAGGAGGTGCATCTGAGAAACAGGGTGGCACTTTCACCCAGCAGCCTTACAACCAGGGAAGCTTCGACCAGTCGGGGGGTTACAACACCCAGGGAAGCTTTGACCAGCCGTCTGAATACAGCCAGGTGGGAGGGCCCACCTCCTACTCCAATCAGATGTAG